The genomic segment GCCGGTGAAATCATATTCCCCGCGCATCTCGCCGATTTTTTTTGATTTATTTGGTTTGTTCTTCATAGGTAATCGAAAGAGGGTCTCCAAAAACAGATTTCGCTTCCTCAAAACTGACCGTATGTTTCTTGATATTAATTTTGGCTTTCTCTTCATCCCATTCAAAGAACATCGCCATACTTCGTTTCCTCGACGATTACTTACCTGTAAAGATTATACCTCGCGCTTCGATCGGTAAAAATTCCTCTCGGTGATTGTATCGAGTAATTGCCGTCATCACGCCACTTTCCGCCGCTCGCTCGCGCGCCACGCGCGGGCGATGTGCGCCGCCAGCCTAGCGTTGTTCAACAGCAACGCCAAATTTGCTTTCATTGATTTCCCTTTCGTCAACTCATTGATGCGCTTAAGGAGAAACGGTGTAACTTCCTTCCCGTGGATGCCTTTTTCCTGCGCTTCTTTGGATGCCTTCTCGATCAACGGTTCCATCTCGGACTTGGAAATTGCCTCCGCCTTCGGAATCGGATTCGCCACCAGAACCGCGCTCGTCATACCCGCGTTCCAATGCGCCTTCGCAAACTCGATCACATCTTCCGGCGTGTCAACCTGCGCGCTAACGTCCAGCCCGCTTTCGCGCGAGTAGAACGCGGGGAAGTCATCCGTTCCGTAGCCAACGACCGGCACCCCGTTCGTTTCCAGATATTCCAATGTGGCAGGCAGATCAAGGATCGCTTTTGCTCCCGCGCAGACAACGATCATGGGGATGGTCGCCAACGCTTGCAGATCAGCTGAAATGTCGAAAGAGGATTCGCGGTGCACGCCTCCGATTCCGCCGGTGGCGAAGACTTTGATCCCCGCGTGTTTACATGCGAGCATCGTCCCGGCGACGGTTGTGCCTCCGCAAGCCTCTTCTGTGATCACCGTCGCAAAATCGCGCGGACCCACTTTGTAGGTGTCTTTCTCGTCGGCGAGTCTTTTCAGTTCAGCGCTACTCAAACCAATATGCAATTCGCCGTCCAAAAACGCGATTGTGGCTGGCGTGGCGCCTTCCTCCTGCACGGCGGTTTCCATATCTTGCGCGAGTTCCAAATTTTGCGGACTCGGCAAGCCGTGTGTGATCACCGTCGACTCGAGCGCGACGATGGGCAAACCCGCCCGGTGGGCTCGGCTTACGTTGGCTGAATATTTTTTTTCTTCCATGATGTTTGTCCTTTGATTGACTGAAAGTACGCGCCGTTCTGAAGGCTTGGGCAAAACCCCAACCTGATTCACGAAAACCTTCGGGGCGTTCCGCTTAAGGCGAGTTATTGATTGCTCATCCCAGCGGGAGAGGGTCGTCTCCCTGATTGCCATCATCGGGCGACGGGGGAGGGTCGTCTCCCTGATTGCCATCATCGGGCGGCGGGGGAGGGTCGTCTCCCTGATTGCCATCATCGGGCGGCGGGGGAGGATCGTCTCTAACGCGGAAAATAAAACGATTCAAGTGCTGTATCGCTTCGACAATCGAGTTGGGCGGCGTTTCGCCTTTGTTGATCCAGGTTTCGCTGGCTTGAATTAAAAACTTGCGATAATCTTTCAATACAATGAACATGACCGGGTTTGACGCGCGGGTTTTGCCCATCGCCTGCTCGCACGAAGCGATCGGGATCTCTTGGATCAACCCTGCTACTTTATCCGACGATGTTTCGCGGCTCAATCCTTCGAGCGATTTGGTTGAGTCTAGTCCGTTGGACTCGATGAATATTTTCCAAGCGTCGATGTGCTCTCTGATAACCTTTTCAACTTGCGACGCCCAGGTGCCGACGCCGATCCAGTGCAGTTTGACGCCGCGCCGTTTCGCAAGGGTGGCAAATTCATTTTCCAGTTCCGTGAATAATCGTGTGATCTTTGGTCGTGGAACGAACGTGGGCGCTTCGGGCAATGAGCCGGCCTCCGGCGGGGATTCTCCTCTTGGCGTTAAACCCCGCATAAGTTGCGAGATTGCCTCTTCGCGTTTTGTTGCCAGGTCCACTTCAGGGATGCCGAAATTCGCCAGATACTCGGTCAGGTTTCGTTGCGCCATGAATTTGCCTAACTCGCTATGAATCAGGCTGGTCATATTTTTCACCCAATCTGGCTCGAAAACGGACGGTCGGTCAACATCGTTCGTTACCTTGGAAGTGGCTTTATATACGAGGGTATTCACTGCCTCGTCTGTATATGAGTATGGCAGATCGGCTTTGTCTCTGCTGTCCTCCTCCGCGCGATCGACGCTAAAGGCAATTCGAACGTCCGTCGCCGAAATGGGAATTCCGTCTTTACTTCGGCTCGCCACCGATTTATATTTTTCGCCCATATCACGGAACTCGACAAAATGCTCGCGCAGGTTGAAAGCCTCCCTGAAACGTTCAAACCCTTCGATATTCGCCTGGCTCTTTTTCTCTTTGCCGGTCGGTCCGATCACGCGCGGCGTGCCGTCGGGGAGTTCGAACACGACAACCGTATCCAACTCCACCACCACCTTGCCCGGTCCCCCAATGAGAAAATTGGCTGATTTTATGCTCTCATCGGCGATTGCGCCGCCTTTGAATCGAATCGTCTCGTCACTGCCGCCCAGCGCAACTTCGCGGATATGCCGACGCGCAACCGAAACAACGTCCAGATTGAAAATATCTGCCAGGTAGATGGCGGCAATTTGAATAGATATAAAATACGGAGCAAGCAGGAGAGGAATCAAGCGGAGGTTGCGAGGATCGATGAGCACTTGAATTAAAAACAACAACAGATTTCCGAAAGGGTTTCCGATATAGGTTGCTCGATATGTGGAGTTGAGCGTATAAATTAATACATCCTGGAGGCGCGCCCACCATTCGATTAGGGAGTAATTGAAGAGACTGAGTGAAAACCCGCTGAAGAAGAATAAAAACACGAATGCCCAGAAACGCCGACTGGCGGCGCGGGACGAGAGCGCGAAGAACCGGTTCAGGAACGCATTGGCAAGCCGGGTCAATCCCTCGCGGAAGAGTCGATATTCGCTTCGCAAGGCGGATTCAGGCGCGTTTATTTCGTTCATCGCCCGTTGACCTCGATCCAACGCAGGATGTCTTCGAGATACAGTAACTCGGTTTCCATTTTTCGGCGTATGCCATCCGATCGAATGATCATGGAGCGCGTGCGTTTCAGCAGGGTTTTTAGCGTATTTTTCATATCAGGGGGAGGCGCCTGCATGATTCCCTCGCTGAGCCATTTTCCATAGTCCTGGATCGCCCGGTCTTGCGCGGCTGATTCGTGAAGTTCGCGCTTCCTGTTGATTCGTTTTTGCTCCCCTTTTGCGTATTTTAGCCAGTCAGCCTGCCATTTGCCGATGATGGTTTGATCCACAGCGTCGTTTAACCTAGGATTGCTGATGCTGACGCTGATCACTTTCAACCCGCGCTCCTGCAGTCGTTTAAATTCCCGACTCAACTCCGGGGGGTGACCTTCGATCCAAACGCCATGTTGATCGAAGAATTCTACAAATTCCTGCGTCAACCGCGCCTTGACCATTTCATTGATCGCCTGTAAGGCAGTTTTCTGGGTCGCTTTCTTTTCCTGCGAGGGCGGTTGGGGAGGAGTGACAGGCGGTTGTTTTTTCGGCGGAATTGACGGCTGTTTTTCCACCATGGATATCAGCTTTGCAATACCCCGGTTTGCCGCGCGCAAAATTCGCGCCAGCGCGATTTGGAATGATTCGCGTCGGCTTTTCATTTGAATCGCCCGTGTGAGCGGGTCAATTTCTTCTTCTGTGGGCATGATGGGCGCTTCATAAGGCGGCGGCATCTCGACGCGCGGTTCGAAGAACTGATTCAATGTGAACTTGGAGGCATACTCGCGCCATATATCCACTGCGAGCACGGCAGGCAGTTGATTCCACGCCACGCGGTACCGGGGCGATTCCGGGTTGTAATTTGGGTTAATACTCTCGCCCATGATCGCCTTGCGAATGGCTTCCTGATCCGCTTTTTCATTTTTCTTATCTTTTGGGGTCACGCCGGTGCGATACCCGAATCGCGAGCCGGGTTGTCCTTCCTCCGGAAAGCCTGTGTCGATGCGGAAGGTCACCGAAATATTTGGGACAATCTCGATCCCATCTCGCGTCAATGCGCTGACTTGCATGCGCCGGTCTTGGATCTGTTTATATTCCTCATCCGATTGCGCTTCTGATTTCTCGGCGAACGGTTTTTCCTGAGCGTTAGGTCCTACCGCATGATTTTGAATATGTAAATCTACTGTGCCGGCAATGGTTTCTTTTTTGCCGATGAAGTGAAAACCCGGTCCCAGCGTCCGTTGGATCTTTGTTGCGGTTCGAGTGACCGCCGCGCTGGCTGAATCGAGCCACAGAACTCCTTTGCCTTTCCGCTCTTCCTCCCCCGCTTCTTTTTCCTGTTTGCCATTTTTGATAAATATGGCTGGTCCTTTGCCCCCGACGAGACGGCTAAGCACGCGGGTGAAAATTCTCCAACGGTCGCCGGTTTTGGTTAGCGGTAGGACGAATTGCGAGAAGAACGCCATCCACATGAATAAAAGGATGGGAAATAAACAAAAAGCATCGATCAGGATTCGCACCTGGTTGAATTGAAATCCCCCCGCTCGAACGATCTCCCACAGATAGGCTATTACGAGGATAAACAACCATACAAAGATAAAAAACCACGGTCTTTTATAGATCGGAGTATCGCCCATAGGTTTGAATTTTATTCCAAAACCTCTCAAATCGCCACTGACTCGGTGCGGTAAAATGAGGGATATGTTACGTGTTGAATTTCACTGTCATACCAATGCCTCGAAGGATTCGCTGACGCGCCCGCGCGATTTGGTGGAGGCGTGCCGGCGCAAGGGGATCGATCGCGTCGTCGTCACCGATCACAACTCGATCGCGGGGGCGCGGGCGGCTCAGGCGCTGGACCCGGAACTGGTCATCGTGGGGGAGGAGATTTTCACCACCAAAGGAGAGATCCTTGCGGCGTTCGTGACCGAGGAGATTCCCGCCGGGTTGACTCCGCAAGAGACGATTCGACGGCTGAAGGAGCAGGGCGCGTTCATCAGCGTGTCGCATCCGTTTGATGAATTTCGCCCGGGCGGTTGGGCGGAGGAGGATTTGCTTGAAATTTTGCCGCACGTAGATGCGATCGAAGTGTATAACTCGCGGTGCAGAAATCCGCGCTTCAACCGCGAGGCGCGAGAGTTTGCCGCGAAGCACAACATCGCTGGCACGGTTGGCTCGGACGCGCACGCGGCGTTCGAGGTGGGGAGAAGCCTGCTGAGGCTGGAGCAGTTTGAAGGTCCGGAGGGGATGCGGAAGGTCATCCGCAATGCCCAGTTCGAGACGCGTTGGTCGCCTCCGTGGTTTCATCTTGCCTCGCGGTTTGCCGTCCTCCGAAAGGGGCTGAATCCGAGTCTTGACATGAAAAATCAGGCGTGATAATCTTGCGCTCGCGTGTCCGGCTCGCCGTGAAAGCGAAGGCGGCTGGGCATAAATTTTCTAAGCAGGAGATGTTGTACGATGTCAGAACGATTTGTTGGTACGGTCAAGTGGTTCAATGCCACCAAGGGCTACGGCTTTATCGGCCGTGACAATGGCGAGGATGTGTTTGTTCATTTCAGCGCCATTCAGTCCGATGGCTACCGCAAGTTGGAAGCCGAGCAGAAAGTGGAGTTCTCTGTGGAGGACGGTCCCAAAGGTCTGCAGGCCGCCAACGTGGTGCCTGTCTCGTAAGACGGTCGGCTTGCCGACGTAAGTTTTGCGAACCGAACAGGGTTGTCGTGAGACAGCCCTGTTTTTATTTAATCAGGACTTACGCAGTTGGCGGCAGTTCGATTTGCCAAGCAAATCGTGCCGCCGCCGCAGTGCAAATGCGGCGCAACAGTTCAACCGCAGAAATCCTATTTAACGCCAATAATGGATAACAGAATCATGTCATGCTGAGGGGCGATTTTTGCCCCGAAGCATCTCGGAAAGGCTCATTCGAGACCCTTCGGTCGCTGAAAACCGATCCCTCAGGGTGACATAACGGTAGTTTTGGTTTATCCATTATTCACGTTATTGATCACGACTTACGCAGTTCAAAATCTTTTGCCGCGAATTTCGAGAATTCACGCGAATTGTTTAAAAAATTAGCGATACTTCGTGTAATTCGCGGCTTGTTCTTAGGAGTTTGCGTAAGTCCTGTTTATGACTTAATGATGACATTCGTCGTTTGCTTCAGGCATATAATTTTGTCGTAAAAATATGGCGATTCTAAGTATCTTTCAGCAACGTGCGAGCAAACACACCGTTCTCGCGTCGGGGTATGTGGTTCCTGACCCTGCGCGTTGTGTACAGTGCGGAATTTGCACTTATAACTGCCCTGTCGGTATTGATGTGCGCGCTCACGCCTGGCGCGGCGAACCCGTGATCCACAACCACTGCCTGACGTGCGGCGAGTGCGTGATGCGTTGCCCGCGCGGGTCGCTCCGTTTCGAGAAGACGGATCTGTTCGCGAAGAGGAAGCCATGAAGTATGCGATTGTTGGGTCTGGCGTATCGGGTATCGCGGCAATTGAGGCGATCCGTTCTGTGGACCGTTCGGGTGAGGTTGTGATGATCGGCGACGACCCTCACGGGTTTTATTCGCGCCCCGGTCTTGCGTATTATTTGACCGGCGAACTTCACGACAAAGCTCTATATCCGCGTACGTCGGATGAATACCGCCAGATGAACTTTCGATATGTGAAAGGGCGTGTAAAGGGTGTTCTGCGCGAGGCGCGCGTTCTGGAGTTGGAGAATCAGACTTCCATTCCTTATGACCGGTTGTTGATCGCAACCGGGGCGCAGGCGTTACCTTTGGAGATGCCCGGCGCGAATCTTGAAGGCGTTTTTAAACTCGATCACATGGAAGACGCGAAGCGTATTTTGAAACACGCCCGCCGCGGCAGGATGGCTGTTGTGATCGGCGGAGGAATCACCGCTCTGGAGTTGGTGGAAGGATTGCTCGCGCGGGGTATGAATGTCCATTATTTATTGCGCGGCGATAGATATTGGAGCGGCGTGCTCGATGAACACGAATCAAAGATTGTCGAGGCGCGTCTTCAAGTGGAGGGGGTGACGCTGCATCACCACGCCGAAGTAATCGAGGTAATGGGAAAGAAGAATCGGGCGATCGGCGCGCGCTTGCTCGATGGCAGAACGTTGAAATGCGACATGGTCGCCTACGCGATCGGGATTCGTCCGCGTTTGGAGTTGGCGAGGCAGGCTGGGCTGGCGGTTGACCGGGGTATTCTCGTCAATGAGTTTATGCAGACCAACGACCCTTATATCTTTGCGGCGGGCGATGTGGCGCAAGTGTACGATCCGGTTGTTGGGCGGTCTGTATTGGATAGTTTGTGGGGACCCGCTCGTCAGCAAGGATACGCGGCAGGATTAAACATGGCGGGCAAGACAAGCGCGTATGTCAAAGCGTCTCCCTTCAATGTGACTCGTTTGGCGGGTCTGACGACAACGATCATCGGCGCGGTGGGAGGCGGTCATGACGAAGACCTGGTCGGCATTGCCCGCGGCGACAGCGAAACGTGGCGCAGTCTGCCGGATGCGCTGGTGGCTCAGAGCGGCTTTGACGTGAATCACTTGCGCTTGATGGTCGGCGAACAACGATTGCTCGGCGCGGTGGTAATGGGAGACCAGACACTTTCATACCCGCTCCAGAAAATCGTATCGGAAAGAATAGACATTTCCTCGATCCGTGAAAAATTGCTGGCGGCGGATGCGCGCATCGGGGATGTGGTCGTTGAGTTTTGGGCGGGTTTGAGGAATTAGAAAGTCTTTGGAGGATGTATGCTTCGCGGCAACAAAGAATTATGGCTGGCATTTCTGGCAATGATCCTGATTACTGGGGTTTATGCGTTGGTCGTCCTGTTAACGCGAGAAATTCCGCCCGCGGGTGATTTGTTCGGTCACGGCATCGGAATCGTCGGCTTCGTCTTGATGATGCTGACAGAGACGTTATACAGCCTCCGCAAGCGGAGCCGCAGTGTGAAGTGGGGGAGGATGTCTGCATGGCTTCAATTCCATATTTTTACCGGGATCGTGGGACCGTATATGGTTCTGCTCCATACCTCCTGGAAATTCAACGGCATCGCGGGCGCCACAACGTTGTTGACCATCATCATCGTCGTCAGCGGATTTATCGGACGTTATGTTTTCACCCGCATCCCGCGCACCATGGACGGGTTGGAGATCGAAGGCACGCTCTCACAGGAGGCTCTCAAGCAAGCGCGTCGTCTTTTGGCGCTCTGGCATACCGTTCATATCCCCATCGGCATCGCGTTGTTCATTTCGGCGTTCGTCCATATCGGCGCGGCGTTATATTACGCCACCCTGCTAAAGTAGCGGAGGAAATATGCAAACCAAACGTTTGGGTTGCCTATCAGGAAGCGGCATCATCGCCGCGCTCATCACCACGTTCCTCATTGTTGGATACGTCTACGCTCGCGGCGGTTTGCTGTACAGCCCCGGCGAGTTGAACGCGCAACGCGGGGAGATGTTGGGCGGCGTCACGTCTCACGCGGAGACCGGCGGGGATTGCCAGACCTGTCACACTGCGCCTTGGGAACGCGCCACCATGGCAGACCGTTGTCTGGATTGCCATAGCGATCTTTCGGGACAACTGCAAGATTTTACTTCGCTTCACGGACGGATGATGAAAGATGCCGCCGCCATCACGTGCCGCAATTGTCATCCCGAACATCGCGGCGCCGACGCGTCGTTGACCGTGATGGACGAAATCACTTTTCCGCATGAAGCGCTCGGCTACTCGTTGAAGGGTCACCAGTTCACCGCGGCGCGAAAAGCCTTCACTTGTTCCGATTGCCATGCCGACGATATTTCCCAATTCGATTTGCAGACGTGCGATACTTGTCATCGTCA from the Candidatus Defluviilinea gracilis genome contains:
- a CDS encoding pseudouridine-5'-phosphate glycosidase, whose amino-acid sequence is MEEKKYSANVSRAHRAGLPIVALESTVITHGLPSPQNLELAQDMETAVQEEGATPATIAFLDGELHIGLSSAELKRLADEKDTYKVGPRDFATVITEEACGGTTVAGTMLACKHAGIKVFATGGIGGVHRESSFDISADLQALATIPMIVVCAGAKAILDLPATLEYLETNGVPVVGYGTDDFPAFYSRESGLDVSAQVDTPEDVIEFAKAHWNAGMTSAVLVANPIPKAEAISKSEMEPLIEKASKEAQEKGIHGKEVTPFLLKRINELTKGKSMKANLALLLNNARLAAHIARAWRASERRKVA
- a CDS encoding PHP domain-containing protein, which encodes MLRVEFHCHTNASKDSLTRPRDLVEACRRKGIDRVVVTDHNSIAGARAAQALDPELVIVGEEIFTTKGEILAAFVTEEIPAGLTPQETIRRLKEQGAFISVSHPFDEFRPGGWAEEDLLEILPHVDAIEVYNSRCRNPRFNREAREFAAKHNIAGTVGSDAHAAFEVGRSLLRLEQFEGPEGMRKVIRNAQFETRWSPPWFHLASRFAVLRKGLNPSLDMKNQA
- a CDS encoding NAD(P)/FAD-dependent oxidoreductase; its protein translation is MKYAIVGSGVSGIAAIEAIRSVDRSGEVVMIGDDPHGFYSRPGLAYYLTGELHDKALYPRTSDEYRQMNFRYVKGRVKGVLREARVLELENQTSIPYDRLLIATGAQALPLEMPGANLEGVFKLDHMEDAKRILKHARRGRMAVVIGGGITALELVEGLLARGMNVHYLLRGDRYWSGVLDEHESKIVEARLQVEGVTLHHHAEVIEVMGKKNRAIGARLLDGRTLKCDMVAYAIGIRPRLELARQAGLAVDRGILVNEFMQTNDPYIFAAGDVAQVYDPVVGRSVLDSLWGPARQQGYAAGLNMAGKTSAYVKASPFNVTRLAGLTTTIIGAVGGGHDEDLVGIARGDSETWRSLPDALVAQSGFDVNHLRLMVGEQRLLGAVVMGDQTLSYPLQKIVSERIDISSIREKLLAADARIGDVVVEFWAGLRN
- a CDS encoding cold-shock protein, which produces MSERFVGTVKWFNATKGYGFIGRDNGEDVFVHFSAIQSDGYRKLEAEQKVEFSVEDGPKGLQAANVVPVS
- a CDS encoding BrnT family toxin is translated as MFFEWDEEKAKINIKKHTVSFEEAKSVFGDPLSITYEEQTK
- a CDS encoding 4Fe-4S dicluster domain-containing protein — protein: MAILSIFQQRASKHTVLASGYVVPDPARCVQCGICTYNCPVGIDVRAHAWRGEPVIHNHCLTCGECVMRCPRGSLRFEKTDLFAKRKP